The genomic DNA TTTCTTATCACCGTGTACCTGCTGGTCTGGAGTTCGATGAATCCGTATCTCTCCCTGGAGCTGCAGTTGATCACCTCGAGAACATCCCCCTCCGAAGCATCGATGAGGGCATGATCGTTCCAGAGCGTGATATTTATGCTCCCAGTATCATCGCCGAGCAGCATGCTTCTGACGAACCCTTTCGACCCATCCTTTCTGGTGAACTCCTTAGCCTTCCCAGGATCTATTACCCTTGCGATTATGCTGATCTCGCCCATATCCGGCCTGATCTCAGCGATCTTCAGAGGCTCGACCCTGACCTTTATGTCGCTGTCGATCTCCTGGATGCTGCAGCCTCTGCCGATGCTTATCTCCGTCCCAGATCTTCCGAGCCTGGGGAAGCCTCTGACCTTGAGGCACTGGTCGACCCTGATATCCCCTGAGACTACAAGATCAGTCGCATCATCCCAGAGTGTCACCTTTATCATCCCGGTCTCATCACCCACTGTAAGAGACGCGACCCTTCCAATGGATCCATCCGACCGGCTGAACTCCCTCACCTCTGAGATATGAACAACCCTGCCTGTGAATGTGACAGCCCCTGACTCGGGCCTGATATCCTTTATCTTCGTCAGGATCTCGCCAGCACCGAGCTCATGTGCGACCAGCATGGCTGCAGTGAGCGGATCGCAGAGCCCGCCCATCAGGGAGACCTTCTCGTTCACCCTGGCCTCGAACTCCTCAACGCTTATCCTATCTGAGACCTGCCTGAAGATCTCCTCCACCTGATCGTCCACGAAACCCTCTCCTCGCTGCAGATCCTCAAATCAGTGCTCCCTCAGGTACTCCGCGCCGCATCTCTCAACGAAGATGTCGCAAACCTCTTTAGGATCCCCATCCGCGACTATCTCCCCGTTATCGAACAGGATCGCGCGGTGGGCGACCTCCTTCACGAGGTCCACATGATGGCTGACGATGATGATGGTCGTGCCGTACCTCGCCTGGATCCTCTTCATGGCGTTCGCCACGTCTCTGAGAGTGATCGGATCTATATCACCGAAGGGCTCGTCCAGTATCAGTATGCTAGGATTTGCAGCGAGCAGTATCGCGAGCGACGCCCTGACGCTCTCCCCACCGCTGAGCTGCTCAGGGTACTTGTCGAGGATGGAGGTGTCGAGGTCCATTATCCTGAACACAGGCTCCGCGAACCTCCTCGCCTCTGTATCTGGAAACTTCGGGAAGAGCTCTGAGAGAACATCTCTCCCAATGCCCAGCCTCTCGAGAACCGCCTTGGCCTCATCCTCACGCATATCTGTGAGCGTGTAGAGCATGTCAAGAACACGATCGCTTATCCCTATCTCAGCTGCAACCTCCCTGGCGTACTCGATCACATGCTGCCCCTTGACTCCAAGCTTATACGCTATCTGCTCCAGGATCGTCTCGTGGGGCATCAGGGCGAACTCCTGGTACATTATGCCTAGCCTTCTCCTGATCTCCATCCTGGTGGGCGAGTATGTGGTTATGTCGACCCACCCATCCTCATGTCTGTAATAGATATGCCCATCATCCGGCATCCTGAGGCCCTCGATCATCGTGAGCAGTGTGGTCTTGCCCGCGCCGCTCGATCCTATTATGGCAGTCGTCTCCCCCCGGTTTATGTTCAGCCTCAGATTGGAGATCCTGAGGACCTCACCCGTTCCAACGAGATAATTTCTCTTGAAGAGCCGTCTCACCAGTATCTCCGGCTCAGGCGGCTCAGGCCTTGGCGGAAGAGGCACGGCCGGACCGATCTTGGATAGGAACATCTTGAGCACATTGGATGGTTCGCCGATCGTCCTGATCGATCCACCGTCCAGCCAGATCAGGCGATCTGCGAGGTACCTATGTATCTCAGGGAGATGTGATACAACAAGCGTTGTCAGGCCGAGCTCCTCGTTGACCCTCTTTATTGTATCAAGGACCTCCTGTTTCGTTTTCGGGCATGCCATTGTGGCAGGCTCATCAAGCAGAAGCAGCTTGGGCTTTTTGGCGAGCTGTCTCGCTATCAGCAGCCTCTGCTTCTCCCCGCCGCTCAGTATCGTTGCGAGATGGTTTGCCTTGTGCCCCAGACCGACGAGCTCCAGGAAACCCTTCGCCTCCTCGTAGTACTCGTCGTATCTCGCATCCTCAGGTATGGGAAGAGCCTCGTAGCCCGTTTCTCTGGAATACACTCGCCTCACGACATTCTTTATCGCGGACTCCGTCCACAGACCGAACTCACGCTGGAGGTGTATCGCCGTTATCCTCCGCTGCTGCATCCTGACGTCCTCACCGGACTCAGGGGTGATCTCGAGGCCGTCTATGACGATCCTGCCAGCATCGAAATCCTCTATGCCTCTGAGTATCCTCATGAGGGTGCTCTTGCCACCGCCGCTCTTCCCGACGATCCCGAGGATCTCACCCTCATTTGCGCTGAAGCTGACATCCTTCAGAGCGAGAATCTTCCGCCCCTTTACATCGTAAGTCTTGCAGACTCCCTCGACCTCAAGCATCCTTCAACACCTCAGCGAATTACCTGATTCCACATCCGGCTGGAACCTCTTTATCAGGCTTGAGGAGCACAGCATCTCCATTTATGTCTGCCGCAAGCAGCATCCCCCTCGACTCCACGCCGAAGATCTTTACAGGCTCAAGGTTTGCAACGACCACCACCTGCCTGCCCACAAGCTCCTCGGGTTTGTACATCTTCGCGATTCCCGCCACAATCTGGCGTTTTTCACCTATGTCGACGATCAGCCTGAGGAGCTTATCAGATCCCTTTATCCTCTCTGCCTCAAGAACTGTGCCCACCCTCAGATCAAGCGCCTTGAACTGGTCGAACGGTATCACTGGCTTCTCCTTCACCTTCTCTCCAGCACCCTCAGCCCTGCGGACGCGCTCCCTGAAGATCTCCTCAAGCCTCTTCACAGTCGAGTCCTCGATTCTGCTGAAGAGTATCTTGGGCGTGCCAAGGGGATGACCCTCCGGTATGGGCTGAACAGCATCTCTGAACTGTATATCATCAAGAGACTCCATACCGAGCTGCTTCCAGGCGACCGCCATCCTGGAGGGCATGAACGGCTCCATGAGTATGATCATCGCCTTCACCATCTGGAGGCAGTTTCTGAGCACAGAGCCAGCTGCTCTCCGATCAGAGCGTATCAGCTTCCACGGCTCATGCGACTGGAAGTATGTGTTCGCGTAATCAGCGAGTGATAGCACCGCATCTGATGCCCTCTTGAACTCATATTCCATAAGTGACGAGGATACATCCCCGACACTCATCTCTATTCTCTTCATGACCTCAGGGTCCAGCTCACCCTCCGGTACCTTTCCGTCGAAGTTCTTCACAGCAAATGTCACAGCTCTGTTCAGGAAATTGCCGAAGGCGCCCACAAGCTCCGTGTTCACCTTCTCCTGCAGGATCTTCCAGGAGAAGTTCACCTCCTTTGTGTGAGATGTGTAGCTTGCCAGGTAGTACCTGAGATAATCAGGCTCAAGGCCCTGATCGAGATAATCGTCCTTCACCCAAACGACATATCCGCGGCTCTTCGAGAACTTCTTGTCGTCGATCTTGAGCATGCCGCTCGCGACGACATCGCTTGGGAGCGTGTATCCAGCGCCTTCGAGCATGGCTGGCCAGAATATGCAGTGATGGTAGACTATATCCCCGCCTATGAAGTGGATTATGCGGCTCTTCCCGCGCCAGTACCTCTCCCAGGGCACACCGTGCGCTTTACACCACTCCTCTGTGAATGAGATGTAGCCGATGGGCGCATCGACCCAGACGTAAACGACGAGATCCTCGCTTCCAGGAAATTTGACTCCCCAGCTCATGTTTCTTGTTATGCACCAGTCCTTGAGCTCCTGCCGGACCCATTCAAGCGCGTAGTTCCTTGCACTGGCAGTACCGCCCAGCCTCTGGAGGTAATCGAGAAGGAATTCCCTGAATGCGGAGAGCCTGAAGAAGTAGTGCGTCTGCTTCCTGTACTCCGCCCTGGTGCCACAGACCTTGCATACCGCGTCCTTTATCTCTCCAGGCTCCAGGTGTCTTCCGCAGCCCTGATCGCACTCATCCCCTCTCGCAGGCACACCACAGTACGGGCATATTCCCTCAACGTATCTATCAGGGAGGAACCGCTCGCATCTCGGGCAGTACGCCAGCTCGATCTCCTTGGGGTAAACATGACCTCTCTCCATCAGAGCCCTCACGATCTCCTGAGTTCTGTGATGATTCGATGGATCATCTGTGCATCCGAAGTAGTCGAACCTGACGTTGATGCTCCTGAAGACATCCTCGAAGTGCTTGTGGTAGAACTCCACAAGCTCCCTGGGGCTCATTCCCCTCGACTCGGCATTGACCACGATAGGAGTGCCATGTGCATCTGATCCGCATATGAAGAGGACATCGTGTCCCATCCTCCTCAGAGCTCTCACGAATATATCCGCAGGAACATACGTTCTCAGATGTCCTATGTGGGCCGGGCCGTTTGCATATGGCAGACCACATGTGACCAGAATGGGATCGTTATCTGTGGGCAACTATGAACACCAACCCCAGTATTGAGCTAAGGGAGATATAGGTTTTCCCTGATCATTGAATGAATCACAACTCCCTACAAAGCCCCCTACAAAGCGCGTTACAATTAATTTCCACGAAACATATATATATTGAACAATCTCGTATCTCCTGTGGTGATGGGGTTGAAGAAGGTACCACTGCCCGACCCCAGTGACGAGCAGGAGGAGTTTTCTTCCATACTGATGGATATCGGGCTCCGGAGAAACGTTGCCAAGGTTCTCACATATCTCGCAGGGGTGGACGAGGCGACATCCAGGGATATAGAGACAAACTCCGATCTCAGGCAGCCGGAGGTGAGCATCGCCATGCGGGAGCTCCGGGAGCTTGGCTGGATCTCCGAGAGGGACGAGAAGAATCCTGGGAAGGGCAGGCCCTACAGGATATACAGGCTCGAGAAGAATATCGACGAGATCATAAACTATCTGGAGGACCAGAAGCTTCAGGAGATAGAGCGAACCATGCGCCAGATAGAGCGCCTCAAGGAGCTCAGGAATGTGGAGGCGCGTGGGATTTAGTCACATCCTCCATTCAGCCACAGGACGATCGCATGCGGATGAGAATCCTGTCGGAGATACGGATAACAATATAACATCCATTTACATGGCACGTATTTTGATTACAGATAAAAATTATAACCATATATATGATGATTTTGCCGTGCACCAGCAGGATACTGTTAAATGCTATGTGGATATATTATCCCTGTAATCCCAGCTTCACTATCAAAAAATCTATATACTAATTGCACAGTAAAACCAAACAAGCATGTAGAGGGGATGGCATGAAGTCCATAATCGACGAGGCTCTGAGCAGGGCCGAGCGGGAGGGAAGGGCTGAACCCACGAGCGCCACAGACGAGGATCTGGTCTCGATCCTAGAGGGGCTCACCACGGTCATAAGGGTGATAGGCTGCGGTGGAGGGGGATCCAACACAATAGACAGGTTATCGGAGGCGGGCATCCAGGGGGCTGAGCTTTATGCGATAAACACAGATGCTCAGCACCTTCTCCACATCAATGCGGATAGGAGGTTCCTGATAGGCAGGAGGACTACCAGAGGCCTGGGAGCTGGAAGTCTGCCGGCCATCGGGGAGGAGGCCGCCCAGGAGGATATCGAGCAGATAAAGGCAGCTGTCCAGGGGGCTGACATGGTATTCATCACATGCGGCCTTGGTGGGGGGACAGGCACAGGTGCGTCACCTGTGGTCGCTGAGGCTGCAAGGGAAGCTGGCGCCCTCACCATAGCGATAGTGACCCTTCCGTTCAGCGCAGAGGGCTCGATAAGGATGGCGAATGCCGAAGCAGGGCTGAAGAGGTTGAGGGAGTCCGCGGATACGGTCATTGTCGTTCCGAACGACAAGCTCCTGGAGGTCGCGCCAAACGTGCCGCTGCAGGCCGCATTCAAGGTGGCAGACGAGGTACTGATGAGATCTGTGAAGGGGATAACAGAGCTGATCACCAGGCCCGGGCTGATCAATCTCGACTTTGCGGATGTCAAGACGGTCATGTCTCATGGCGGCGTGGCGATGATAGGCCTCGGGGAGGCGGACGGCGAGGAGAGGGCAAGAGACTCCGTGATGAGGGCTCTGCGCAGCCCTCTGCTTGACGTGGATGTCTCCGGTGCGACCTCAGCGCTTGTCAATGTCGTTGGCGGGCCTGACATGACCATCGCGGATGCGGAGATGGTGGTGGAGGAGGTCTACAGCAGGATCAACCCCGATGCGAGGATCATATGGGGCGCTCAGATAGATCCTGAGCTCAAGGGCACGATAAGAACAATGCTTGTGGTGACCGGCGTCTCCTCCCCGCAGATACTCGGCAGGGACGAGGGGAGGCGCGTGGTATCGAAGCACGGGATCGACTTCCTGAGCAGGCGCGCACGGTACTGAGACAAAGGACGTGAAAATGAATGTTGGCAGAGAAGGTGACCAGCGAGCTTGATATGCTCAAGAGGCACCTGATAATACTGAAGTGCGTGGTGGAGAACGAGCCCATAGGCATTCTCAAGCTGGCTGAGGAGACGAAGATACCGAGCCACAAGGTGCGCTACTCTCTCAGGGTTCTCGAGCAGGAGGGGCTCATAGCTGCCTCTGCCCCGGGGGCGATCACCACTTCTGCGACCGGTCCGTTCCTGGAGAGGCTGGATGAGATGATAGATGAGATCGTGAAGACAACACTGGAGCTCAAACGCATCGAGATGCCGCGCAAGCGCAAGGAGGTGTGACTCAAAGAGATCTGCAGCGCTATCTCTGATACCATTCTTAAGCAAAGCAACTCACGTGCTCAGCGCTTCGGCTGAAACATCCTCATCGGGCACCGGTCGGAGTCCCTGCCAGCTTGGGTCTCATTTCCCAAGGTGGTGCACATCCCCTTACTGTCATCGATAGGCTGGTAGAACCTGCATTCTCCACATGTCGGCATTTTCAGTCACAATGTATTGTCCGCTGTGAATATAAAAGTTTATCATAGAGAATATTATCTCCTTATTCTTACAATCTCCACGCCGTCAGCGAGCTCCATTGCGAGATCTCTCAGACCAAGCTCCCCCTCGATTCTCAGTATCTCCTCTAACCTTGCCCTCGTCACAGGCTTCTTCGGCGCTGCCCGGCATTGCTGTGATCCGATTGATATGTCGTATGTGCCTATCCTGCGCGCCAGCTCGATGATCTCGGTCTTGTCCATCGCGATCAGTGGATGGTACACTGGCGCCTCGATCCCAACCTGCTCTGCCATTATGTTCTCAGGGGTCTGGGACGCCACCTGCCCGAGGGAGTATCCTGTCACGATGCCCTTTGCTCTCAGCCGCTTCATCACGAGAGTGGAGATGTGGTACATCAGACGCCTGCACAGAACGCAGGTCTCCCTCGGGTATCTTGATGAGATCATCTCGATCGCGCGTGCATTGCGCACGATCGCCAGATCGAGCCGCCTTCCAGACATCCAGCTCTGAAGCACCTCTGCCTGTCTGACCACCTGCTCTATGGAGTCAGCATATGGCGAGACATCGAGGTGGAGCAGCGCTACAGGGCATCCGCGACGCATGATAAGCCATGCCGCCACTGGAGAGTCTATGCCGCCGGAGATCAGCGCGAGCATCCTGGACTGCGATCCCAGGGGGAGGCCTCCAACGCCCCTCACGATCTCTGTGAAGACCAGCGCCCTGTCCGGGCGGGCCTCGATGAATATCTCAAGATCCGGATTATCAAGATCGACATCGGCACCGGTGGCACGCTGGACCGCAGCTCCGACCTCCACGGCTATCCTCCCGCTGGGCATCTCACCTCCAGCCCGCCTCGCCCTTATGGCAAAGCTCCCCGGCGAGCGCATCATTGCGATATCCACAGCGAGCTTGGAGATATCAGCCATCCTGGGACTCACGCTGTAGGCGGGGCTGACCGAAACCACGCCAAAAACTTTGGAGATCGTGGAGGGCGCTCTTTCATCCGAGGTGTGGACGTATATCCTCCCGCCCTCACATGTCATCCTGAAGTCTATACCTGCCGCGCGAAGATCATGAGATATGTTCGCCCTCAGGATACGCTCCCAGCTCGACCTGGTCCAGCTGTCCTTGAGAGCTACCTCTCCATATCGAACCAGAACAAGCTGGGTTTTACCTTGTGGCTGCAGCCTTCTCAGACCTCTTCATCCATCTGCGCCTGGAACCGCTGGACGTGTACTTGTGAAGGGGGCCAGGCTTCTTGTAGGCTACTTCTGAGCTCGGTACCATGCGGACCTGTCCCTTTCGGCCCTTTATCTTCTGCCAGACTACACTTCCTGTCTTTCCCATGCTCCCCGAGGTAGCCATGGCCTGAATTAAAAACCTTTCGTGATTGGTTGTGGACCTGTCCGGATAAGAGCTGTGCCCAGAAATCTGGATCGCCCCCTCTTCTTCACAATCATAAACACCCAATCCTTATTCGGACACGTTCTTGGTTGTTGACATGCGCCTGTCAGATCACACTGAGAGTGGCGGCGGAAAGGTTAATTATCCCCGGTAATAATTTCCATCAAGGGCCTTCAAGGAGGGCACTCCTTGGATAGATTCGACAAGATACTCGAGAAGGACATAGAGGGGTATGAGGGAAAGCACAGTGATCTCGTGAGATACGCCCCTGCGTTTTACAGGCTCATGAGCCGAATGCTCGGTGATCCAGAGCTGCCCAGGCGCATGTGGAAGCTGGTCATAGCGGCGATAGCGTATTTCATACTGCCATCAGATATAATCCCTGAAGAATCGCACGGAGCAGAGGGTTATGTGGATGACATATTCCTGTGCGCCATGGTCGCTGATCAGGTTCGCACCGCGACAGGATCCGATGAGATACTCCTGAAGAACTGGGACGGCGATGTGCCGATAGTCCCGCTTGTTCGCGATATCCTGAGCAGGGAGAAGGAGCTGATAGGCGATAAGAAAGATGCTCTCATGAGCTGCATCGGCTATGAGGAACTCATCGCCTAGCTACATCCACTCGTAGTGCAATATGACCTCGGGAACCATATCGTAGAGCAGGCTGTTCTCGATATAGCCGAAGAACAGGCAGCCACTGCAGCCATCTG from Methanothrix thermoacetophila PT includes the following:
- a CDS encoding OB-fold nucleic acid binding domain-containing protein, whose protein sequence is MDDQVEEIFRQVSDRISVEEFEARVNEKVSLMGGLCDPLTAAMLVAHELGAGEILTKIKDIRPESGAVTFTGRVVHISEVREFSRSDGSIGRVASLTVGDETGMIKVTLWDDATDLVVSGDIRVDQCLKVRGFPRLGRSGTEISIGRGCSIQEIDSDIKVRVEPLKIAEIRPDMGEISIIARVIDPGKAKEFTRKDGSKGFVRSMLLGDDTGSINITLWNDHALIDASEGDVLEVINCSSRERYGFIELQTSRYTVIRKSSSEIKYSERFTPIADLRVGEICNIAGYLTGIGELREFQRDDGTKGYVTSINVTDETGRVRVSLWGDLYRLLENADLGCRVEIMGGQVKNGWNGELEVSCGWRSRITFAPPG
- a CDS encoding ATP-binding cassette domain-containing protein; its protein translation is MLEVEGVCKTYDVKGRKILALKDVSFSANEGEILGIVGKSGGGKSTLMRILRGIEDFDAGRIVIDGLEITPESGEDVRMQQRRITAIHLQREFGLWTESAIKNVVRRVYSRETGYEALPIPEDARYDEYYEEAKGFLELVGLGHKANHLATILSGGEKQRLLIARQLAKKPKLLLLDEPATMACPKTKQEVLDTIKRVNEELGLTTLVVSHLPEIHRYLADRLIWLDGGSIRTIGEPSNVLKMFLSKIGPAVPLPPRPEPPEPEILVRRLFKRNYLVGTGEVLRISNLRLNINRGETTAIIGSSGAGKTTLLTMIEGLRMPDDGHIYYRHEDGWVDITTYSPTRMEIRRRLGIMYQEFALMPHETILEQIAYKLGVKGQHVIEYAREVAAEIGISDRVLDMLYTLTDMREDEAKAVLERLGIGRDVLSELFPKFPDTEARRFAEPVFRIMDLDTSILDKYPEQLSGGESVRASLAILLAANPSILILDEPFGDIDPITLRDVANAMKRIQARYGTTIIIVSHHVDLVKEVAHRAILFDNGEIVADGDPKEVCDIFVERCGAEYLREH
- the metG gene encoding methionine--tRNA ligase, giving the protein MPTDNDPILVTCGLPYANGPAHIGHLRTYVPADIFVRALRRMGHDVLFICGSDAHGTPIVVNAESRGMSPRELVEFYHKHFEDVFRSINVRFDYFGCTDDPSNHHRTQEIVRALMERGHVYPKEIELAYCPRCERFLPDRYVEGICPYCGVPARGDECDQGCGRHLEPGEIKDAVCKVCGTRAEYRKQTHYFFRLSAFREFLLDYLQRLGGTASARNYALEWVRQELKDWCITRNMSWGVKFPGSEDLVVYVWVDAPIGYISFTEEWCKAHGVPWERYWRGKSRIIHFIGGDIVYHHCIFWPAMLEGAGYTLPSDVVASGMLKIDDKKFSKSRGYVVWVKDDYLDQGLEPDYLRYYLASYTSHTKEVNFSWKILQEKVNTELVGAFGNFLNRAVTFAVKNFDGKVPEGELDPEVMKRIEMSVGDVSSSLMEYEFKRASDAVLSLADYANTYFQSHEPWKLIRSDRRAAGSVLRNCLQMVKAMIILMEPFMPSRMAVAWKQLGMESLDDIQFRDAVQPIPEGHPLGTPKILFSRIEDSTVKRLEEIFRERVRRAEGAGEKVKEKPVIPFDQFKALDLRVGTVLEAERIKGSDKLLRLIVDIGEKRQIVAGIAKMYKPEELVGRQVVVVANLEPVKIFGVESRGMLLAADINGDAVLLKPDKEVPAGCGIR
- a CDS encoding TrmB family transcriptional regulator; the encoded protein is MKKVPLPDPSDEQEEFSSILMDIGLRRNVAKVLTYLAGVDEATSRDIETNSDLRQPEVSIAMRELRELGWISERDEKNPGKGRPYRIYRLEKNIDEIINYLEDQKLQEIERTMRQIERLKELRNVEARGI
- the ftsZ gene encoding cell division protein FtsZ, with the protein product MKSIIDEALSRAEREGRAEPTSATDEDLVSILEGLTTVIRVIGCGGGGSNTIDRLSEAGIQGAELYAINTDAQHLLHINADRRFLIGRRTTRGLGAGSLPAIGEEAAQEDIEQIKAAVQGADMVFITCGLGGGTGTGASPVVAEAAREAGALTIAIVTLPFSAEGSIRMANAEAGLKRLRESADTVIVVPNDKLLEVAPNVPLQAAFKVADEVLMRSVKGITELITRPGLINLDFADVKTVMSHGGVAMIGLGEADGEERARDSVMRALRSPLLDVDVSGATSALVNVVGGPDMTIADAEMVVEEVYSRINPDARIIWGAQIDPELKGTIRTMLVVTGVSSPQILGRDEGRRVVSKHGIDFLSRRARY
- a CDS encoding winged helix-turn-helix transcriptional regulator, coding for MAEKVTSELDMLKRHLIILKCVVENEPIGILKLAEETKIPSHKVRYSLRVLEQEGLIAASAPGAITTSATGPFLERLDEMIDEIVKTTLELKRIEMPRKRKEV
- the thiI gene encoding tRNA uracil 4-sulfurtransferase ThiI, whose product is MRRLQPQGKTQLVLVRYGEVALKDSWTRSSWERILRANISHDLRAAGIDFRMTCEGGRIYVHTSDERAPSTISKVFGVVSVSPAYSVSPRMADISKLAVDIAMMRSPGSFAIRARRAGGEMPSGRIAVEVGAAVQRATGADVDLDNPDLEIFIEARPDRALVFTEIVRGVGGLPLGSQSRMLALISGGIDSPVAAWLIMRRGCPVALLHLDVSPYADSIEQVVRQAEVLQSWMSGRRLDLAIVRNARAIEMISSRYPRETCVLCRRLMYHISTLVMKRLRAKGIVTGYSLGQVASQTPENIMAEQVGIEAPVYHPLIAMDKTEIIELARRIGTYDISIGSQQCRAAPKKPVTRARLEEILRIEGELGLRDLAMELADGVEIVRIRR
- a CDS encoding DUF5350 domain-containing protein, translating into MGKTGSVVWQKIKGRKGQVRMVPSSEVAYKKPGPLHKYTSSGSRRRWMKRSEKAAATR
- a CDS encoding YkvA family protein — protein: MDRFDKILEKDIEGYEGKHSDLVRYAPAFYRLMSRMLGDPELPRRMWKLVIAAIAYFILPSDIIPEESHGAEGYVDDIFLCAMVADQVRTATGSDEILLKNWDGDVPIVPLVRDILSREKELIGDKKDALMSCIGYEELIA